The genomic window GTTCCTCAAGTCCGACTTCAAATCCAGCTCCGAGCCCAGCGCCTGGTCAGACGGGCACGACCATCAGCGGAATCGAGCAGATGTCCGGCTGGGATTCGTGTGACACCTGCGCGGGAGGTGGCACGATAGCGTACTCGATGACGCCGGGACTCAGCTATCCTCAGCCTGCCACCACGCAGTTCTCGCTGGGCCAAGGAACGCCGTGGGCGAATGCGCTGTGGTGGAAACGATTGGGTAACGATCCGAATCCCTCGCACTTCGTTCTCACTCTCGACGAATACATCGAAAATCCCAGCGCGTCATTTGGGATTGAGTATGAGGCGAATCAACTTGTGGATGGCCAATGGTACGATTTCGCGACTCAATGCTCGTTCGGATATGGCATCTGGCAACTGTGGGACCCGGCCAATCAGAAGTGGGTTCCCACTTCGGTACCATGCTTGCGGCCTGCCCCTTCAACTCATACGCAGATCCGACTGGAGTTTCAACGTAGCAACGGCCACGTGCTGTTTGTCTCGATTGGGACCAACGGAAATATCGTGCCGGTAAACATGGCATTCAATCCCCAACTGTTAAACGGGCTCAGCGGCGATTTCGGTGTACACATTCAACTCAACGCTAATGCCAATCCCGATCCCTATTCAGTGTGGGTGCATGATATGGCGCTGAATTACTGGTGAGGAGCTCTGTGGCGGCTCAGCTTCTAGGCTGCTGAGCTTCTCAGCTTCCGAGTTCCAGGCAAAATAGGAGTACTTGTGCATCGTTAGATAAAAGCCTGGCGGGATCCATCAATTCGGCACCCGATTCATCCGGTGAACTTGTCAGCTTTGGTGCCAGATTTCTAAATTTGAAGGGAAACACCGCAAGCAGCCGCTCCATCCAAATCTGCAGAATCCCCAACATTCCCTTCGGAGCGGTTTCCATGTATTCGCGCCTTTCACGCAATTCCGTTTACTTGGCGATAGCCTATTTTGGGTTAGTTCTTGCTCTTCTTTTTTGGGCTGGCTGCGGTGGCACAAGCGCAAGTAGCTCCTCGACGCCCAGCGCAGGCAACAATCCTTCCACGGGAGGATCTCAACCGGGAAGCGGCAGCAGCGGCTCTGGCGGGAGTAGTGGAACGGGAGGTACAAGCGCGGGCTCCGGCGGAAGCGGCGGAACTTCCGGGAGCTCTGGCGGCAGTGCAAGCTCCGGCGGCAGTGGAGGCTCGGGCGGGACTGGGGGGTCCAATGCGGGAGCGAGTGGCGCAACATTTTTCTATGTTTCGGTTGCAACGGATAGTGCGCGCATTGGAGGGTACAAAGTCGATTACAACGGCGCAACTCTGACAGAAGTTCCAGGATCGCCTTTCAACGAGCAGGGCGGAACAACACCCGGTGTGCTGGTCGTGAGCAAGAAGTTTGTCTTCGGATCGGAAGCACACATCTCGACCACCTCCTCTTCAAACAGTTCGGCGATCATCACTAGTTTTCGCCCGGATGCAGCCAGTGGCACTCTGACCCAGGTGGGAACGCTGACTCTGCCCAATAACGGTCAAGCTGCGCTGTTCACCGAGCCGACCGGTCACAATCTTTATGTCATTGACAGCTCCAATAACATTCTGACTCTCGTGATCAATCCTGACGGAACGCTCACGAACACGGGATCAAGCCTTCACCTGGCCGACGGTATCAGTTCGCTGGCGGTGAGTCCAAACGGGCAACTGGCCTATGTGGTTGCATACAACGGTACTTTCACAACGGGATTTACTGACGAGCTAATTGTCCTCAACCGCGACCCAAACTCCGGCAAGCTGACAGTTAACCATCAGGTAAATAGCAAGCAGCATCTCGATGAGGTGCAATTTGATACCTCGGGCAGGTATCTTCTGATCCTTTCCAGCTCCTCGGATCACATGAACGTCTATTCGGTCGACTACTCGACCGGAGACGCGACTCCTGTTCCGGGCTCTCCATTCGCGACAACCCGCGGTACATCGGTTCCGAATTCATCTGACTTCACCAGAGACTTCCGCATGGATCCCTCGGGCAAGTTTCTTTACGTGCTAAATGCCAACGCCGCAAATCAAAAACCGGAATACGTCTCGGTGTTCTCCTTTGCGGAGGCAACCGGAACGCTGGCGCCGGTGCAACAGTTTGATATGCCGCCGGGGACAACTCCGGTGACTCTCGTCGTCGATCCATTGGCTGTTTTTGTTGTGAATACCAATTCGGGATTCAATCCGAGCAACATCGACGTGCTGCGACGAGATGCGAATACCGGCATGCTGAGCGCAGGCGGAAGTCCCACGATCGTGCAGCGGAGCGGTCTTGGCCAGGCGGGTGAGGTGCAGTTCTAGGATTTATAAAGCAAACTGGGAATCACCACCCGCTACCGCAGGTGGTTCTGTATATTTACCGGGTGATCGACAGGCGTTCTGGCGCTTTTGCGGCACTACTTGCTTTCTTTCTTTTCGTCAGCGGCTCGGCGCAACCAAGCTCCCATTCCAAATGGATTCTCACCTGGCACGACGAATTCAACGCTGCCGACGGCACTTCCGTCGATTCCCAAAAGTGGACAGCTGAGATTGGCGGCAATGGCTGGGGAAATA from Terriglobales bacterium includes these protein-coding regions:
- a CDS encoding beta-propeller fold lactonase family protein: MYSRLSRNSVYLAIAYFGLVLALLFWAGCGGTSASSSSTPSAGNNPSTGGSQPGSGSSGSGGSSGTGGTSAGSGGSGGTSGSSGGSASSGGSGGSGGTGGSNAGASGATFFYVSVATDSARIGGYKVDYNGATLTEVPGSPFNEQGGTTPGVLVVSKKFVFGSEAHISTTSSSNSSAIITSFRPDAASGTLTQVGTLTLPNNGQAALFTEPTGHNLYVIDSSNNILTLVINPDGTLTNTGSSLHLADGISSLAVSPNGQLAYVVAYNGTFTTGFTDELIVLNRDPNSGKLTVNHQVNSKQHLDEVQFDTSGRYLLILSSSSDHMNVYSVDYSTGDATPVPGSPFATTRGTSVPNSSDFTRDFRMDPSGKFLYVLNANAANQKPEYVSVFSFAEATGTLAPVQQFDMPPGTTPVTLVVDPLAVFVVNTNSGFNPSNIDVLRRDANTGMLSAGGSPTIVQRSGLGQAGEVQF